One genomic region from Candidatus Caldarchaeum subterraneum encodes:
- a CDS encoding carbon-monoxide dehydrogenase large subunit produces the protein MHVFLMNFQVVGSPVKTKEGLRHVRGRGRFVDDVVLPRMAYVSFLRSPYPHALIKSLDVSRAAKAEGVLGVFTGADIASVTKPFPQLTVPPASKVVDYSMAVKKVRFVGEPVAAVVAENAYQARDAVELIDVEYEPLEPVVNPLKVLSGEGPLIHEEAGTNIAAMVDYNYGDYDSAAAQADRIIRTSLVFHRFSSTPLEPNAVLASYDEKDGYTIYCNNQMPMFLSPSILRALDTDITHVRIITQDIGGGFGVKITNYTYMVLVAALSKLVGRPVKWIETRSEHMMASSHGADRHFNVEAAVKNDGTLLGLNVVTVDDIGAYARHEPAGLTVWAQVASGCCKFKHLRQRMYAVFTNKCPAGPNRGFSRAPHQFMIERVLDKIARELGKDPVEVRRINYVTRDMQPYRTLNGCVYDGGDYIGALEKAAEMVDYWGWRRRQKQLRTEGRYIGVGVGVTIDSGAANFGQVRMLNPSLPNVGTSEAATVQMTPDGKILVKLGTIPQGQSHETIASQIVADVLGIDYEDITVATGFDSGSHPYTLHSGTYASRFAGTGMVAIYMAAQRLKDMVAAIAAKILEARKEDIVVQGGVAYVRDAPERKVSFKRIARTAYANPFELPEGMEPGLTAHAVFSPPFQPPDENKVGNLTLTYSYQAHAVVVEVDPETGRVKILDYAIVDDCGRVINPAIVDGQVHGAAYHGIGAVLYENFEYNEDGVLLTSNFSDYLAPTAVEIPMFKMERLMIPSPFTPLGAKGVGEGCGAPIPAIVAAVEDAVQTEIASSHIKPEQLQKILQKNPRNQ, from the coding sequence ATGCATGTTTTTCTGATGAATTTCCAAGTTGTTGGCTCTCCTGTTAAGACCAAAGAGGGGCTGAGACATGTTAGGGGCCGCGGAAGGTTTGTCGACGATGTTGTTTTGCCGCGCATGGCTTATGTCTCTTTTCTCCGCTCGCCTTATCCGCATGCCCTGATTAAATCGCTTGATGTTTCACGTGCTGCGAAGGCTGAGGGTGTGCTGGGAGTTTTTACGGGGGCGGACATAGCGTCCGTCACCAAGCCTTTCCCCCAGCTAACGGTGCCGCCTGCATCCAAGGTTGTCGACTACTCGATGGCAGTGAAGAAGGTGAGGTTTGTCGGTGAACCGGTTGCAGCGGTTGTCGCTGAGAACGCTTATCAGGCCCGTGACGCTGTGGAGCTCATCGATGTTGAGTATGAGCCTCTTGAGCCTGTTGTCAACCCGCTGAAGGTGCTGAGCGGGGAAGGCCCGCTTATCCACGAGGAGGCGGGCACAAACATCGCGGCCATGGTTGACTACAACTACGGCGACTACGATAGCGCAGCAGCTCAAGCTGACCGCATCATCCGCACAAGCCTCGTCTTCCACCGCTTCAGCTCCACACCACTCGAGCCAAACGCTGTCCTCGCATCCTACGACGAGAAAGACGGCTACACAATCTACTGCAACAACCAGATGCCCATGTTCCTCTCACCATCCATCCTAAGGGCCCTCGACACAGACATCACACACGTGAGAATAATCACGCAAGACATCGGAGGAGGGTTCGGCGTCAAAATCACCAACTACACCTACATGGTTCTGGTCGCCGCTTTATCAAAACTGGTCGGAAGACCGGTCAAATGGATAGAGACAAGGTCAGAGCATATGATGGCCAGTTCCCATGGAGCCGATAGACACTTTAACGTCGAGGCTGCTGTGAAAAACGATGGCACACTTCTGGGGCTAAACGTCGTAACAGTTGACGACATAGGTGCCTATGCGCGACATGAACCGGCTGGGCTGACTGTCTGGGCCCAAGTAGCATCAGGCTGCTGCAAATTCAAGCATCTCCGACAACGGATGTACGCTGTTTTCACAAACAAGTGCCCCGCCGGCCCCAACAGAGGCTTCTCCAGAGCGCCTCACCAGTTTATGATTGAACGTGTTCTGGACAAAATTGCCCGCGAACTAGGCAAGGACCCTGTCGAGGTGAGGAGAATAAACTACGTGACGCGTGATATGCAGCCTTACCGCACCTTGAACGGCTGTGTCTACGACGGCGGAGACTACATAGGCGCTCTTGAAAAAGCCGCGGAGATGGTGGATTACTGGGGGTGGAGAAGGAGGCAGAAGCAGTTGAGGACCGAGGGCAGATACATAGGAGTCGGCGTAGGTGTGACGATTGACTCGGGTGCAGCCAACTTTGGGCAGGTGAGGATGCTTAACCCCTCACTCCCCAACGTCGGCACAAGCGAAGCCGCCACAGTTCAGATGACACCCGACGGAAAAATCCTCGTCAAGCTCGGCACAATTCCACAGGGCCAGTCACATGAAACCATCGCATCACAGATAGTCGCAGACGTCCTAGGCATAGACTACGAGGACATCACCGTCGCAACCGGTTTTGACTCAGGCTCCCACCCCTACACACTGCATTCAGGAACATATGCTAGCAGGTTTGCTGGCACAGGAATGGTTGCGATTTACATGGCTGCTCAGAGGCTTAAGGACATGGTTGCGGCTATTGCGGCTAAGATTCTCGAAGCGCGGAAGGAGGACATCGTCGTGCAGGGTGGAGTGGCCTATGTCAGGGACGCACCGGAGAGGAAAGTGTCTTTCAAGAGAATTGCGAGGACAGCGTACGCCAACCCCTTTGAGCTGCCCGAAGGAATGGAGCCGGGCCTAACAGCGCACGCAGTCTTCAGCCCACCTTTCCAGCCCCCCGATGAAAACAAAGTCGGCAACCTCACCCTAACCTACTCCTACCAGGCACACGCCGTCGTCGTCGAAGTCGACCCCGAGACAGGTAGAGTCAAAATCCTCGACTACGCCATAGTCGACGACTGCGGCCGCGTCATTAACCCCGCGATAGTCGATGGACAGGTTCACGGAGCAGCCTACCACGGCATCGGCGCGGTTCTCTACGAGAATTTTGAATACAACGAGGACGGGGTGCTGCTTACATCCAATTTCTCGGATTATCTTGCCCCGACGGCCGTCGAAATTCCCATGTTCAAGATGGAGAGGCTTATGATACCTTCGCCTTTCACTCCTCTTGGAGCGAAGGGTGTTGGCGAGGGTTGTGGTGCACCGATTCCCGCGATAGTGGCCGCTGTCGAGGACGCTGTCCAAACCGAGATAGCCTCTTCACACATCAAGCCCGAGCAGCTGCAGAAAATTCTTCAGAAAAATCCTCGCAACCAATAA
- a CDS encoding acyl-CoA dehydrogenase, with amino-acid sequence MNFDESEEVLFIRRSVAEFMKRFPLEYWRKADVERRFPEEYWKAVAEQGFLGICIGEQYGGLGLGLQAVSEAIIGVAAAGGGLPAGDLLMRTNVFAGMTIERLGREEVRQQYLPRLVRGELICSFGHTEPNAGVNTFDIQTSAVREGDGYRLNGQKIWITLAHLADIIVTVARTTPKEKARKKSEGLTLFLVDAKQPGVKTSKIPGMALRPLTSNVVYFEDAWVPATHVLGEVDKGWEALTPLLNAERVCTASISIGVAEYLLNRSVDYASNRRVFGRPIGSNQAIQFPLAEVKAELEVARLMTQKAAWLFDNGKECAFEANVAAFTAARVAFKAADRAVQTFGGNGFAEDNDIERFFRDARLFKTAPVPEEMVLNYIGTRILNMPRSF; translated from the coding sequence GTGAACTTCGACGAAAGCGAGGAAGTGTTGTTCATAAGACGTTCTGTAGCCGAGTTCATGAAGCGTTTTCCTCTCGAGTATTGGCGGAAAGCTGACGTGGAGCGTCGTTTTCCCGAAGAATATTGGAAGGCGGTAGCTGAACAGGGTTTCCTCGGTATCTGCATAGGTGAGCAGTATGGTGGACTGGGGCTAGGGCTGCAGGCTGTCTCAGAGGCGATTATTGGTGTGGCTGCTGCCGGCGGAGGATTGCCAGCTGGAGACTTGTTGATGCGGACAAATGTTTTCGCGGGAATGACCATCGAGAGACTCGGAAGAGAGGAGGTTCGGCAACAGTATTTGCCCCGACTTGTCAGGGGCGAGCTCATCTGCTCTTTTGGACACACCGAGCCAAACGCCGGAGTTAACACGTTCGACATACAGACATCAGCCGTTAGAGAGGGAGATGGCTACAGGTTGAACGGGCAGAAAATCTGGATAACCCTCGCACACCTCGCCGACATCATCGTGACAGTCGCACGCACCACGCCCAAGGAAAAAGCGAGAAAAAAGTCAGAGGGGCTAACGCTCTTTCTCGTCGACGCAAAACAACCCGGTGTAAAAACATCAAAGATACCTGGAATGGCTTTGAGACCTCTCACAAGCAACGTTGTCTACTTTGAGGATGCATGGGTTCCGGCGACACATGTCCTCGGCGAGGTGGACAAGGGATGGGAAGCTCTTACACCTCTGCTAAACGCCGAAAGGGTTTGCACAGCCTCCATATCCATCGGCGTAGCCGAATACCTGCTCAACAGGTCCGTGGACTATGCTTCCAACAGACGGGTTTTCGGAAGACCCATCGGAAGCAACCAAGCCATACAGTTTCCGTTGGCCGAGGTGAAAGCTGAGCTGGAGGTCGCGCGGCTGATGACGCAGAAAGCTGCTTGGCTCTTCGACAACGGTAAGGAATGCGCATTCGAAGCCAATGTAGCGGCGTTCACAGCCGCGAGAGTGGCTTTCAAGGCAGCTGACAGAGCCGTCCAAACATTCGGAGGAAACGGCTTCGCAGAAGACAACGACATCGAAAGGTTTTTCCGCGACGCTAGACTGTTCAAGACAGCGCCTGTCCCTGAGGAAATGGTGCTAAACTACATCGGCACTAGAATACTTAACATGCCTAGAAGTTTCTAA
- a CDS encoding tryptophan synthase beta subunit, protein MNRKIVLDENSLPKYWYNILPDLPKPLPPPIDPSTKGPIDPAKLERIFPKELIRQEMSPERWIPIPEEVREILRIWRPTPLYRAYNLEKMLKTPARIYYKHEGVSPPGSHKPNTAVAQAYYNMKEGVERLTTETGAGQWGSALSFATRMFGLKCTVYMVRASYQQKPARKMLMHSWGAEVYPSPSDKTNFGRSLLAKDPNHPGSLGIAISEALEDCVTHENTKYSLGSVLNHVLMHQTVQGLEAIEQLKQVDDYPDIVAGCVGGGSSFSGLTWPFYYEVISKKAPKQVQFVATEPTACPTMTKGIYTYDFGDTAKMTPLLPMYTLGSDFVPPPIHAGGLRYHGDAPTLCLLLHEGWIKPYAYDQVSVFDAAVTFARAEGFLPGPEPSHTIRYVIDEALRCKQTGEEKVILFNLCGHGAFDLHAYEEFFEGKLPPWYYPEEEIKKSVERLRKELDWLPQVEKQFLGV, encoded by the coding sequence ATGAATCGTAAAATAGTCCTTGATGAAAACAGCTTGCCAAAATATTGGTACAACATTTTGCCGGATTTGCCGAAGCCCCTTCCACCGCCCATCGACCCTTCAACCAAGGGCCCGATTGACCCAGCAAAGCTAGAGCGAATCTTTCCAAAGGAGCTGATTCGGCAGGAGATGAGTCCTGAGCGTTGGATACCAATCCCCGAGGAGGTGAGGGAAATTCTCCGAATTTGGAGGCCGACTCCGCTTTACAGAGCCTACAACCTTGAGAAAATGCTCAAAACCCCTGCACGAATCTACTACAAGCATGAGGGTGTCTCGCCGCCGGGTTCCCACAAACCAAACACAGCCGTAGCCCAGGCATATTACAACATGAAGGAGGGTGTTGAGAGGCTGACGACGGAGACGGGTGCGGGACAGTGGGGTAGCGCGTTATCCTTCGCAACTAGAATGTTCGGGCTCAAATGCACGGTTTACATGGTGAGGGCCAGTTATCAGCAGAAACCCGCTCGAAAAATGTTGATGCATTCATGGGGCGCTGAGGTTTACCCAAGCCCCAGCGACAAAACCAACTTCGGACGAAGCCTACTCGCCAAAGACCCCAACCACCCTGGAAGCCTCGGCATAGCCATCAGCGAAGCCCTCGAAGACTGCGTAACACATGAGAACACAAAATACAGCCTAGGCAGCGTTCTGAACCATGTCTTGATGCATCAGACTGTTCAGGGCTTGGAGGCGATTGAACAGCTAAAACAGGTAGATGATTATCCAGACATAGTGGCTGGATGCGTCGGCGGTGGAAGCAGCTTCTCTGGGTTGACGTGGCCGTTTTACTACGAGGTGATTTCGAAGAAGGCGCCGAAGCAGGTACAGTTTGTCGCAACCGAGCCAACAGCCTGCCCAACCATGACCAAAGGCATATACACTTACGACTTCGGCGACACAGCCAAGATGACGCCGCTTCTCCCCATGTACACCCTCGGCTCAGACTTTGTACCGCCACCCATCCACGCAGGTGGACTTAGATATCACGGCGACGCTCCGACGCTCTGCCTCCTTCTCCACGAGGGATGGATAAAGCCATACGCCTATGACCAGGTATCCGTCTTCGACGCCGCCGTAACATTCGCGAGAGCAGAGGGCTTCCTACCCGGGCCCGAGCCATCTCACACAATCCGCTACGTCATCGACGAGGCTCTCCGATGCAAGCAGACAGGCGAGGAGAAGGTTATACTGTTCAACCTCTGTGGACATGGCGCGTTTGACCTGCACGCCTATGAGGAGTTCTTCGAAGGTAAGCTGCCGCCATGGTATTATCCCGAGGAGGAGATAAAGAAATCAGTGGAGAGGCTGAGGAAGGAGCTGGATTGGCTGCCCCAGGTTGAGAAACAGTTCCTCGGCGTCTAA
- a CDS encoding ERCC4 domain-containing protein, whose amino-acid sequence MFLLFMIVVDSNEASENSRLVESLAKVVETAVKPLQAGDYLIIGREKHALVERKTVMDFLNSLKGRLWEQLSAMKMFEGEKVLILEGYLGLYRKRGWKEVSILALMDKIVHDWGIPIIPTPDIRGTLTYLVWKNKSLGEVEEFREYPLRVKRKGMTADEQALFVLEGLCGHETAKALLGHYKTLRNVFAALSPDNIHELDKIKVGGRRIPEKTVKKMVEVANTVYGGEG is encoded by the coding sequence GTGTTTTTGTTGTTTATGATTGTGGTTGACAGCAACGAGGCTTCTGAGAACAGTAGGTTGGTTGAGTCGCTGGCGAAGGTTGTGGAGACGGCTGTGAAGCCTCTGCAGGCAGGTGATTACCTGATTATCGGGAGGGAGAAACATGCTTTGGTTGAGAGGAAAACTGTGATGGATTTTCTTAACAGTTTGAAGGGAAGGCTTTGGGAACAGCTCTCTGCCATGAAGATGTTTGAGGGGGAGAAGGTTCTCATCCTCGAAGGGTATCTGGGGCTTTACAGAAAACGGGGATGGAAGGAGGTCTCCATTCTCGCGTTGATGGACAAGATTGTCCATGACTGGGGGATACCAATCATCCCCACACCAGACATCCGCGGGACACTCACCTATCTTGTGTGGAAAAACAAGTCCCTCGGCGAGGTTGAGGAGTTCCGCGAGTATCCGCTGCGGGTTAAGAGGAAGGGGATGACAGCGGATGAGCAGGCGCTATTCGTCCTCGAAGGCCTCTGCGGACACGAGACAGCCAAAGCACTTCTCGGCCACTACAAAACACTGAGAAACGTCTTCGCAGCACTTTCGCCCGATAATATTCATGAGCTGGATAAAATCAAGGTTGGAGGTAGAAGAATTCCGGAGAAAACTGTGAAAAAAATGGTTGAGGTGGCTAACACCGTGTATGGTGGAGAGGGTTAG